The sequence AATCACACCCCGTGTCCTGCCTGGACTTCAGGCTGAACATGGTTAAAGTTTAAAGTCCTTCTAAAAACAGCAGATCCAGTTTTCTCCAGCTGAGCTGCCGTCTGCCATCATCATGTGTGCGATGAAATCCTGGCCTTTAATTGGCCGGCTGCTAAAGAGGATGccaccattaaacacacagtggaaacaAGAGGACAACAGACAGTCCAGTCTGCTCTGTCAGCACGTCCAAACACGGAGGGCGGGCTCGGTGTCACTGCAGGGGGCGGGCCTCATCACAGCGCCCTGCAGCACCGCCAGCTTCATGGCCCCGTTAAAGCCAACACACGCCATGAGGTTTCAGTCCAAAGGCTCTCAACGCTAATGCCGACCCGATCACAGGCTTCCTGAAGCACCTCGCTCACCGCTGTCGCGGGTTTTCTGCCACGTGCGGCTGAAGCTGCTCAGGATTCAGCACGCTGTGTGAACGCTGCCGAGGGTTTCGGGATATTTCTGCTTTCATGATGATGTGCAAAAATGAGAacatcaccatggcaactgaTGGCTTTCTGTATTTGGACCAGTAAACATCTGATCAGCCACAGTTACAGGTcatgtcacagaaaaaaaataaactctggtcttttatattgtaaaaaaaTGAAGTCCTACGTTTGTCTCCTCATCAAACCCGTCAAAGGCGAGGACCTCCACAGGGAGCGTAACCTCCGACCTCCAGGCTCTGCTCTCTGCTGGTGACCTCTGTCCTCGTCATGTAAAGCCCTCAGAAAGATCTCAGAGGAGCAACGGACCAGCAGCTGGTCAGAGATCAGTCACAGAGAGCTGCAGGAACAGAAGAAATCCAGACGTGAAGCCACCAAACAATCAGTCAAACCCAGAAGCAGACGCTCAgatacagttttattttcctAACAGGCACATTTAGCTGGTGATGgtttgcacagaaacacactttgtcaaTGATTCACTGTCCAAAACCTTCCTCTGCGTTCAGCGATCACGTTTGCTTTCCCACACAGCAACACGGCAGAGCCGAGGCATCGCCTGTCCTCAGAACCAAAGAGCTCGGATCAGGACGGGCTCGGCGCCGGATGCGTGGTCATCGTGATCGGTGAAACACAAGAAGCTAAAGGACGAGTGAGCCAGCGAGGACCTAAACATCACAGATCTGCAAAGAAACGAAGACACAGAGGAGCTCGACGGCATCATCTACCACAGAGTAACATTTCAAATCTATGAACTGTTCGTAGTTTCAGCGTCAGAGTCACGATCGTCGCTGTTACTGAGGGAAACGCCCTCACGCTGGTGAAGAGCGAGGGTTCGGCTTCTTCAGTGTGGAACAGACTGTGAAGGAAAGCCGTCTGACAGAGCTGCGGCGACAGGAAGTGGCGGCTGATGAAGTCTGGCGTTCAGGCCATTTTCCCGCTGAGCCGTGCTCCTCTCCTCTCAGTACATGAGGTCGGCCGCCCCGCCGCTCAGCTCCAcctctttgttttgttgaaaGGGAAACTGGATTCCCGCCAGTCGGACCAGCAGGGCGTTCAGTCCCtgaaggaggaagatgaggaagaagagCCAGAAGCATCGGTCGTAGCGCTCGGTGTACGTCTGGAAGATGAAATTCCCCTCATTGAAGTTGGCGATCCGCTCGGACAGACGACTGAGCTTTACCTCCGACACAAACAGGACCATGACGAGGCAGCTGCCGACACCTGCAGGAAACACAGACAGGAACCATCAGGCttacctctgacctctgaccccatcACCCTTagacaccacctccacctctgagAAGGCCAGAGGAGGCGAACCAGACGCCACAACAGAAggagtgatgatgtcatcagaggAGCTCAGGCGGTGAAAATAAAACCCGTGATGGAGCTTATGGTAACGTGGCTCAGCTGAGCTCAGGTCACATGACTGACAGGCGTCTCCAGTCTGTGCATCACTGGTTCCCCATCCAGGGTTTGGACCAACCATTAAACTGTGAGGAGCACAGGCTCCAACACTGCAGTTCCTCCCCCGTCCAGCGGGGGCAGCAGTGAGTTCGTCCACACAGACCGCTGCGTTAAGATGCTTCAGCCTGATGCATAAGCTGTGTGGTGTCTGTGAATATTGAGCCCTCGTAACACCTGTTTCTACTACACACCTGCATAAACTGTGTTAAGGTTCAAGTTTGCATcgttaggggcgtggcctcagACAGGTGCCGTGGCGGCCTGCTAGGCTTCTGCGGGCCTTTGTGAGTGAAACTGGAGTATTTGTGGGGACGCTGCCCGGCACTAATTGGGGTCTGCGGTTGCAGGCACACATTGGACGGGCCGATTAAGTGAAATGAACCCGGAGAAGGAGGAAATGAGCGGAGGATCGTTGGGTCTTAATGCTCGGCCAGGCCGCCCCCCGCCTGCTTTATCCCTCTCCTGCCCTGGGCTCTGTTATCaggctgtttgtctgtgatccTCTCCGAACTCATTTCAGACCATCCATATTTTATATCTCGTTACAGGCTCACAGGGAGCCCGCCAACTGTCCCAGCATGCATTTCAGTGACACTGTCCTtcctctgccccccccccatctCTAACAGTCGTGCTTTTGGTCGTATTTTAGCGAACAGCTGTTCTTATCTTATCAGCCCTTCTTCAAATGATGACGTATTTGGCTGTGCTGGGGGCAACCGTGAGGACGGTTATCTTTGACACACGTTACAGTACAAACAAAAGCTTCCCGTGGACTGGCAGGTGAAGCTGTGAGGGTGTGGTTCTCACAGGTGATGAAGGTCCACAGGTAAAGTCCCACGGGGCCTTGCAGCGTCTCGTAGGGTCTGCCGAAGGcgttgaagaagaagaagccggTGGCCACGGAGGAGAAGAGTGTCAcaacaccacagaagaagatgacGGTGACGTGGAGGCCCGTGGGGATGGCACTCAGGAGGTCAGGAAAGACTGGAAGACATCAAGAGACAGACCTGCAGTGAGAGGCGTGTCCGGTCTGCAGCGACCACAGAGGTCACCGAGCCTCGGGACACACAGCCAGCACTTCCTGTTAGAGGGTCAAACAGCAGGGCGAAGACACGCTGACACAAAGCAGACGAGACCGACACAGGAagagacagaaacatgaaaaacagaatCAAGAGCGCCAACGTGACAGAAAATCTTCTgtaaactcacagagacaggaagtgtgcAAAACAGACACAAGAAGTGAACATTGTCAGATATTTAATAAGAGATTTAAAACCAGAGAACACGAGCTGCTGGAACCTGGAGCGTGCTCCACCTCCCCACTAAGTTCAGCTGTGACAGTAACACCCCCACTGCTGGAACACCCACGAAGGCTGACAAACGTCCCACAGAGACGCTGACGTGAAACAAAAAGCTCTGCACTGAAGCAGAGACGCAGGTCCTGCAGGGACAGAGCGGCTTTGTCTCTGCTCGCAGATCCCACGCAATCAGGCGGAAACCTCATTAGTGCCGCGCTGCCCAGGACCTCAGAGGGAGCTGCTTCCTGTCCCAGCGCTCAGAGTCACGTGACAAATGTTTATTCGCCCGTTTGGAAAAGATTATCTGACAGTGGTTTCACATCTGCAGCTGTATTCATTTAACCTTTAATTAACCTTATTTATGAAGGACGCCTGCTGCTGGCCGTGT comes from Astatotilapia calliptera chromosome 14, fAstCal1.2, whole genome shotgun sequence and encodes:
- the clrn1 gene encoding clarin-1 isoform X2 encodes the protein MRFPPDCVGSASRDKAALSLQDLRLCFSAELFVSRQRLCGTFVSLRGCSSSGGVTVTAELSGEVEHAPVFPDLLSAIPTGLHVTVIFFCGVVTLFSSVATGFFFFNAFGRPYETLQGPVGLYLWTFITCVGSCLVMVLFVSEVKLSRLSERIANFNEGNFIFQTYTERYDRCFWLFFLIFLLQGLNALLVRLAGIQFPFQQNKEVELSGGAADLMY
- the clrn1 gene encoding clarin-1 isoform X1: MPGRQKQLLFSVCGLLGLSCALTAAVATGLPLWLRGAVLCRTGAELVNATGAELDKFVGELSYGLFHGQRVKQCGLGGRAARFSFFPDLLSAIPTGLHVTVIFFCGVVTLFSSVATGFFFFNAFGRPYETLQGPVGLYLWTFITCVGSCLVMVLFVSEVKLSRLSERIANFNEGNFIFQTYTERYDRCFWLFFLIFLLQGLNALLVRLAGIQFPFQQNKEVELSGGAADLMY